The Nostoc sp. 'Peltigera membranacea cyanobiont' N6 genome contains the following window.
AATCTTCAATAACGTATTTTTTAGATAATGTAAATCACTGACTCTGCTTAATATGCGATCGCCTGTTTGATAGAAATAGATGCGATACTAAAACCTAAGAATTAGGAAACTCTAACTCACCACTTCCCCTTCTTAACTGCGCTGTTTCAGGTGGTAGATGTCGCTCTAACCAATTTTCCAAATCAGCCATTACCTCAGGGTAATTGAGGTCACGCTGAATTTCATGATAGGCTTCTGGATACTCAATTCTCAGCTTGTCTTTACAGTTTACCCGTTGGTAAAAGGTATCGCTTCCCGCAGGTAAAGCCACTCGGTCTGCACCACCGTGGAGAATCAACAATGGTAATTGCCAATCACCTGCGCGAGCATTAATCCAATCAAGTGTTGCAAAAAATTCTGTAGCTAGACGGGCAGTAGCTAGGGTATGTCGCAGTGTATCCTGAGCGATCGCTGCTAAAACCTGCGGATCTCGCGAACCAGCACTGATGTCAATGCCTGTATTCAGGGTAAAACGCGGCCACACCCGTGAGAGCATTTTTCCTAAAAGTACCCGAATCGGTGAAATCCCAACTTTCCCCAAGGTTGGCGCAAGAGCGATCGCACCTTGCAAAACTGATGCTTGTTGGGGATAGCGCAGAATATAATCTAAGACAATCACCCCACCTAAACTATGACCCAAAAGAAAAATTGGGCATCCAGGATTCTGAGTCTGAATTAACTGTAAAAAGGCTCCCAAATCTTCCCGAAACTCACTCCAAGCGTTGATGTAGCCTTGCTGACCTGGCGAGCGTCCATGACCGCGCAAGTCTAAGCCATAAACAGCATATTGCTTGGGTAGCAAATGTTGAATTACATTACTGTAGCGATCGCTGTGCGCTCCCAGTCCATGCACAATCGCTAATATTGCCCGTACTTTACCCTCTGGATACCAGCTTTGGTAATACAGGTCAAGTCCTCCCACACCTTGAAATCTGCCTTCTTTATGAGACGCTATGCGATCGCTATGGTCAATCATTTCGTTAATTTTTTACGTATTCTCCCAGCAAGTTACTAACATGTCAATATCTATAGCAATCCTGAATCATTCGTAAGAAATAAGATCCGCCACTTCTCAAATAACTTGAGGATCTGCGGGTTGTAATTTATCATAAGTTCTTTTGCCAAGGAATTATTAATAAGTAATAGATTATTCTTATAAAAGTTTGTAACTTTGAAATTTGATATCCCCTCCCAATCAATGATTTAAAAAGGCGTTTACCTGAGCATCTGCTGAATCAACCGATTCCCTAGAGGCACTGTAAACCAAAATTCAATTTGACGAGGTTTAGTTACGAATTACATTAGCCTTGGCCTAGCGTCTTTGCCAATGTGATTACGAATTACAAATTATGTTAGCGTAGCGGGGTGTAGTGCATTA
Protein-coding sequences here:
- a CDS encoding alpha/beta hydrolase, with amino-acid sequence MIDHSDRIASHKEGRFQGVGGLDLYYQSWYPEGKVRAILAIVHGLGAHSDRYSNVIQHLLPKQYAVYGLDLRGHGRSPGQQGYINAWSEFREDLGAFLQLIQTQNPGCPIFLLGHSLGGVIVLDYILRYPQQASVLQGAIALAPTLGKVGISPIRVLLGKMLSRVWPRFTLNTGIDISAGSRDPQVLAAIAQDTLRHTLATARLATEFFATLDWINARAGDWQLPLLILHGGADRVALPAGSDTFYQRVNCKDKLRIEYPEAYHEIQRDLNYPEVMADLENWLERHLPPETAQLRRGSGELEFPNS